In Silene latifolia isolate original U9 population chromosome X, ASM4854445v1, whole genome shotgun sequence, the following proteins share a genomic window:
- the LOC141622755 gene encoding uncharacterized protein LOC141622755 isoform X2, translating to MVTVSASLRKTIGSIKEIVGNHSDTDIYNALKECNMNLDDAVQKLLHQDTFHEVRKRRDKKKENLDDSAQFETRRHNDYISRGPKFFSAVNSRRGGHARRGTSREFRVVRDNRFNQSVARETESSTQAVSSSTSQRVSNVPESASVASNNQRHTGGKYVQNINGGSDLRVYLNSRKEQREEKTSTAIGLGPQVSVTKQIESQSQAGSSASSNAVGVYASASDPVHVPSPVSRSPAVGAIRREIGVVGGRRQSSDSGPKQPQQHKVSNVNSVLGASSATQAFKHINSIPRNDQGPGTAVESVVVNSGSRPSNHFNRFHQQPAGQKGALPSKEWKPKTNQKPSVSSPGVIGSPVKSASHQADTSKNMERETDELQDKLTHLNIHDTQKVIIAQNIRVPEFERCRLTFGSIGMESDSNEKPSSALHVAAVVENGDGLEPVEASPSNQINAFDDQVQNSASSSPSGESSEDSLPEKNDSAGVPNNENCADMSLVHNNSSFTAAKSGQPQESIELPNFSAYGPQPVYDMPYYTHSVDDAVRQTELPNQEALTSHSANIVPDSSVAMMQQQTPMAQMYPQVHLSHFANVMPYRQFIPPMYVPPMVPGYSGNPGYPHLSNGSSYVLMPGGGSHVSANGFKYGIQQCKPFPAGSPTGFGGLVSPTGYPMNAPGVVGGPTGLDDSSRLKYKDNNLYVPNPQAETSEIWIQNHREHLGMQSTPYFNMQGQAAHPAYMQSLSAHPSFNTAAPQSSQMQFPGMYVQQPAGIPNNHHMGPGNIGVGVAPPSQVPQVGAYQQPQMNHLNWTTNF from the exons ATGGTGACAGTTTCAGCAAGTTTGAGAAAAACAATTGGATCAATTAAAGAAATTGTTGGTAATCATTCTGATACTGATATTTACAATGCTCTTAAAGAATGTAATATGAACCTTGATGATGCTGTTCAGAAACTTTTACACCAAG ATACCTTTCATGAAGTGAGGAAGCGAAGAGATAAGAAAAAAGAG AACTTAGACGACAGTGCCCAATTTGAAACAAGGAGGCACAATGATTATATAAGCCGAGGACCGAAATTTTTTTCTGCTGTCAATAGTCGAAGAGGAGGCCATGCGAGAAGAG GAACCAGCAGAGAGTTTCGTGTAGTCAGGGACAACAGATTTAATCAAAGTGTTGCTCGAGAAACAGAGTCTTCAACTCAAGCTGTATCATCAAGCACGTCTCAGCGGGTCTCTAACGTTCCTGAAAG TGCATCTGTGGCATCAAACAATCAAAGACACACAGGTGGAAAATATGTTCAAAATATTAATGGTGGATCTGATCTTCGGGTTTATCTCAACTCTAGAAAAGAACAGAGGGAGGAAAAAACTTCCACTGCAATAGGCCTTGGCCCGCAGGTCTCTGTGACTAAGCAAATTGAATCGCAGTCACAAGCAGGTAGTTCTGCATCCTCTAATGCTGTTGGGGTTTATGCGTCTGCTTCCGATCCTGTGCATGTTCCATCCCCTGTTTCTAGATCTCCAGCTGTTGGGGCAATAAGGCGTGAAATTGGTGTTGTCGGTGGTCGTCGCCAATCATCTGATAGTGGTCCAAAGCAACCTCAACAACATAAGGTTTCTAATGTCAATTCGGTCTTGGGAGCTTCTTCTGCAACTCAAGCATTTAAACATATAAATTCTATTCCTCGGAATGACCAAGGCCCTGGAACTGCTGTTGAATCAGTTGTCGTCAACTCTGGAAGCAGACCTAGCAATCACTTCAATAGGTTTCATCAACAGCCAGCTGGGCAAAAAG GTGCTTTGCCTAGTAAAGAATGGAAGCCCAAGACAAACCAAAAGCCAAGTGTTTCAAGTCCTGGTGTGATTGGATCACCTGTGAAATCTGCCTCCCATCAGGCTGATACTTCTAAGAATATGGAGAGGGAAACAGATGAGCTGCAGGATAAGCTAACCCATCTGAACATTCATGATACCCAAAAGGTCATCATTGCACAAAACATTCGTGTCCCTGAGTTTGAACGCTGTAGGCTGACCTTTGGGAGTATTGGCATGGAATCAGATAGTAATGAGAAACCATCGTCTGCATTACACGTCGCAGCTGTTGTTGAAAATGGTGATGGCTTGGAACCAGTGGAGGCTTCACCAAG CAATCAGATAAATGCTTTTGATGACCAAGTTCAAAATTCTGCCTCTAGCAGTCCTTCTGGTGAATCATCAGAAGATTCATTACCCGAGAAAAATGACTCTGCTGGGGTTCCCAATAATGAAAATTGTGCTGATATGAGCTTGGTCCACAACAACTCATCTTTCACCGCTGCAAAGTCAGGACAGCCGCAAGAGTCTATTGAATTGCCTAACTTTTCT GCATATGGTCCACAGCCTGTGTATGACATGCCTTATTATACGCATTCTGTTGATGACGCTGTGCGCCAGACTGAGCTGCCAAATCAAGAG gctCTAACTTCGCATTCTGCCAACATTGTTCCTGATTCCTCCGTAGCTATGATGCAGCAGCAGACCCCTATGGCCCAGATGTACCCACAAGTTCATTTATCACATTTCGCTAATGTCATGCCATACCGTCAATTTATTCCTCCAATGTACGTTCCACCTATGGTTCCTGGGTATTCGGGTAACCCTGGCTATCCCCACCTCTCTAACGGGAGCAGTTATGTTCTAATGCCTGGTGGTGGCTCCCATGTTTCTGCAAATGGCTTCAAATATGGAATTCAACAATGTAAACCTTTCCCGGCCGGCAGCCCAACAGGTTTTGGTGGTTTGGTTAGCCCTACTGGTTATCCCATGAATGCACCAGGAGTGGTTGGGGGACCTACGGGTCTTGATGATTCTTCGAGGTTGAAGTACAAAGATAACAATCTTTATGTTCCAAATCCACAG gCTGAGACGTCCGAAATTTGGATCCAGAACCACAGGGAACATCTGGGGATGCAATCTACCCCATATTTCAATATGCAGGGGCAGGCAGCTCATCCCGCCTATATGCAATCCCTTTCCGCTCATCCATCTTTCAACACAGCGGCCCCACAGTCATCCCAAATGCAGTTTCCGGGTATGTATGTTCAACAACCTGCTGGCATTCCTAACAATCATCATATGGGCCCAGGCAACATTGGAGTCGGTGTGGCCCCACCATCTCAGGTGCCACAGGTCGGGGCTTATCAGCAGCCTCAGATGAACCACCTTAACTGGACGACCAACTTTTGA
- the LOC141622755 gene encoding uncharacterized protein LOC141622755 isoform X1: protein MVTVSASLRKTIGSIKEIVGNHSDTDIYNALKECNMNLDDAVQKLLHQDTFHEVRKRRDKKKENLDDSAQFETRRHNDYISRGPKFFSAVNSRRGGHARRGTSREFRVVRDNRFNQSVARETESSTQAVSSSTSQRVSNVPESASVASNNQRHTGGKYVQNINGGSDLRVYLNSRKEQREEKTSTAIGLGPQVSVTKQIESQSQAGSSASSNAVGVYASASDPVHVPSPVSRSPAVGAIRREIGVVGGRRQSSDSGPKQPQQHKVSNVNSVLGASSATQAFKHINSIPRNDQGPGTAVESVVVNSGSRPSNHFNRFHQQPAGQKGALPSKEWKPKTNQKPSVSSPGVIGSPVKSASHQADTSKNMERETDELQDKLTHLNIHDTQKVIIAQNIRVPEFERCRLTFGSIGMESDSNEKPSSALHVAAVVENGDGLEPVEASPSSNQINAFDDQVQNSASSSPSGESSEDSLPEKNDSAGVPNNENCADMSLVHNNSSFTAAKSGQPQESIELPNFSAYGPQPVYDMPYYTHSVDDAVRQTELPNQEALTSHSANIVPDSSVAMMQQQTPMAQMYPQVHLSHFANVMPYRQFIPPMYVPPMVPGYSGNPGYPHLSNGSSYVLMPGGGSHVSANGFKYGIQQCKPFPAGSPTGFGGLVSPTGYPMNAPGVVGGPTGLDDSSRLKYKDNNLYVPNPQAETSEIWIQNHREHLGMQSTPYFNMQGQAAHPAYMQSLSAHPSFNTAAPQSSQMQFPGMYVQQPAGIPNNHHMGPGNIGVGVAPPSQVPQVGAYQQPQMNHLNWTTNF, encoded by the exons ATGGTGACAGTTTCAGCAAGTTTGAGAAAAACAATTGGATCAATTAAAGAAATTGTTGGTAATCATTCTGATACTGATATTTACAATGCTCTTAAAGAATGTAATATGAACCTTGATGATGCTGTTCAGAAACTTTTACACCAAG ATACCTTTCATGAAGTGAGGAAGCGAAGAGATAAGAAAAAAGAG AACTTAGACGACAGTGCCCAATTTGAAACAAGGAGGCACAATGATTATATAAGCCGAGGACCGAAATTTTTTTCTGCTGTCAATAGTCGAAGAGGAGGCCATGCGAGAAGAG GAACCAGCAGAGAGTTTCGTGTAGTCAGGGACAACAGATTTAATCAAAGTGTTGCTCGAGAAACAGAGTCTTCAACTCAAGCTGTATCATCAAGCACGTCTCAGCGGGTCTCTAACGTTCCTGAAAG TGCATCTGTGGCATCAAACAATCAAAGACACACAGGTGGAAAATATGTTCAAAATATTAATGGTGGATCTGATCTTCGGGTTTATCTCAACTCTAGAAAAGAACAGAGGGAGGAAAAAACTTCCACTGCAATAGGCCTTGGCCCGCAGGTCTCTGTGACTAAGCAAATTGAATCGCAGTCACAAGCAGGTAGTTCTGCATCCTCTAATGCTGTTGGGGTTTATGCGTCTGCTTCCGATCCTGTGCATGTTCCATCCCCTGTTTCTAGATCTCCAGCTGTTGGGGCAATAAGGCGTGAAATTGGTGTTGTCGGTGGTCGTCGCCAATCATCTGATAGTGGTCCAAAGCAACCTCAACAACATAAGGTTTCTAATGTCAATTCGGTCTTGGGAGCTTCTTCTGCAACTCAAGCATTTAAACATATAAATTCTATTCCTCGGAATGACCAAGGCCCTGGAACTGCTGTTGAATCAGTTGTCGTCAACTCTGGAAGCAGACCTAGCAATCACTTCAATAGGTTTCATCAACAGCCAGCTGGGCAAAAAG GTGCTTTGCCTAGTAAAGAATGGAAGCCCAAGACAAACCAAAAGCCAAGTGTTTCAAGTCCTGGTGTGATTGGATCACCTGTGAAATCTGCCTCCCATCAGGCTGATACTTCTAAGAATATGGAGAGGGAAACAGATGAGCTGCAGGATAAGCTAACCCATCTGAACATTCATGATACCCAAAAGGTCATCATTGCACAAAACATTCGTGTCCCTGAGTTTGAACGCTGTAGGCTGACCTTTGGGAGTATTGGCATGGAATCAGATAGTAATGAGAAACCATCGTCTGCATTACACGTCGCAGCTGTTGTTGAAAATGGTGATGGCTTGGAACCAGTGGAGGCTTCACCAAG CAGCAATCAGATAAATGCTTTTGATGACCAAGTTCAAAATTCTGCCTCTAGCAGTCCTTCTGGTGAATCATCAGAAGATTCATTACCCGAGAAAAATGACTCTGCTGGGGTTCCCAATAATGAAAATTGTGCTGATATGAGCTTGGTCCACAACAACTCATCTTTCACCGCTGCAAAGTCAGGACAGCCGCAAGAGTCTATTGAATTGCCTAACTTTTCT GCATATGGTCCACAGCCTGTGTATGACATGCCTTATTATACGCATTCTGTTGATGACGCTGTGCGCCAGACTGAGCTGCCAAATCAAGAG gctCTAACTTCGCATTCTGCCAACATTGTTCCTGATTCCTCCGTAGCTATGATGCAGCAGCAGACCCCTATGGCCCAGATGTACCCACAAGTTCATTTATCACATTTCGCTAATGTCATGCCATACCGTCAATTTATTCCTCCAATGTACGTTCCACCTATGGTTCCTGGGTATTCGGGTAACCCTGGCTATCCCCACCTCTCTAACGGGAGCAGTTATGTTCTAATGCCTGGTGGTGGCTCCCATGTTTCTGCAAATGGCTTCAAATATGGAATTCAACAATGTAAACCTTTCCCGGCCGGCAGCCCAACAGGTTTTGGTGGTTTGGTTAGCCCTACTGGTTATCCCATGAATGCACCAGGAGTGGTTGGGGGACCTACGGGTCTTGATGATTCTTCGAGGTTGAAGTACAAAGATAACAATCTTTATGTTCCAAATCCACAG gCTGAGACGTCCGAAATTTGGATCCAGAACCACAGGGAACATCTGGGGATGCAATCTACCCCATATTTCAATATGCAGGGGCAGGCAGCTCATCCCGCCTATATGCAATCCCTTTCCGCTCATCCATCTTTCAACACAGCGGCCCCACAGTCATCCCAAATGCAGTTTCCGGGTATGTATGTTCAACAACCTGCTGGCATTCCTAACAATCATCATATGGGCCCAGGCAACATTGGAGTCGGTGTGGCCCCACCATCTCAGGTGCCACAGGTCGGGGCTTATCAGCAGCCTCAGATGAACCACCTTAACTGGACGACCAACTTTTGA